One stretch of Priestia megaterium DNA includes these proteins:
- the htpG gene encoding molecular chaperone HtpG, which produces MSKKEFKAESKRLLEMMINSIYSQKEVFLRELLSNSSDAIDKIYYKALTDDSLRFNKESYYIKVTPDKTNRTLTITDTGIGMTQEELESSLGTIARSGSLAFKNENATKDGHTIIGQFGVGFYAAFMVADVVTVISKALGSDKAYKWESTGADGYTIEPCEKETVGTQIILKIKENTEDETYDEYLEEYRLKEIIKKYSDFIRYPIKMDITKKRPKEGSDNELEDYIEEQVINSMIPIWKKNKNELTSEDYEQFYSEKRYGFDKPLTHLHINVDGTIRYNAILFIPENSPFDYYSKEFEKGLELYSNGVLIMNKCADLLPDYFSFVKGMVDSEDLSLNISREILQQDRQLQLIAKNIGKKIKNELKSLLKNEREKYEKFYESFGRQLKYGVYSDFGSNKDVLKDLLLFYSSTEKKLVTLDEYVSRMPEDQKYIYYASGESYDRIEKLPQAELVADKGYEILYFTEDIDEFAIKMLMTYEEKEFKSVSSSDLGIEAEEEQLNESEERENKELFDYMKKALAGKVGDVRASKRLKTHPVCLSADGEVTIEMEKILSAMPDNQHVKAEKVLEINVNHDVFASLKDAFENDKGKLDLYTNLLYNQALLIEGLSISDPVEFTNDICKIMI; this is translated from the coding sequence ATGTCAAAAAAAGAATTCAAAGCCGAATCAAAGCGATTATTAGAGATGATGATTAATTCCATCTATTCTCAAAAAGAAGTATTTTTGAGAGAACTTCTATCAAATTCGAGCGATGCAATTGATAAAATTTATTACAAAGCCTTAACAGACGACTCTCTGCGTTTTAATAAAGAAAGCTACTACATAAAAGTAACACCAGATAAAACTAACCGTACCTTAACCATTACGGATACTGGAATTGGCATGACGCAAGAAGAGCTTGAAAGCAGCTTGGGCACAATTGCGAGAAGCGGTTCTCTTGCGTTTAAAAACGAAAATGCAACAAAGGACGGGCACACGATTATCGGCCAATTCGGCGTTGGGTTTTATGCAGCGTTTATGGTGGCAGATGTCGTAACGGTGATTAGTAAAGCATTAGGCAGCGATAAAGCCTATAAATGGGAATCTACTGGTGCTGATGGTTATACAATCGAACCCTGTGAAAAAGAAACGGTTGGAACTCAAATCATTTTAAAAATTAAAGAAAATACAGAAGATGAAACATATGATGAGTATCTAGAAGAGTATCGTTTAAAAGAGATTATTAAAAAGTATTCAGACTTTATCCGCTACCCGATTAAAATGGACATAACGAAAAAACGTCCTAAAGAAGGTTCTGATAACGAGCTAGAAGATTATATAGAAGAACAAGTTATCAACAGTATGATACCGATCTGGAAGAAAAACAAAAATGAATTGACTTCAGAAGACTATGAGCAGTTTTATTCAGAAAAGCGCTACGGATTTGATAAACCGCTCACTCACCTTCACATTAATGTGGATGGAACGATTCGCTACAATGCCATTTTATTTATTCCAGAAAATAGTCCGTTTGATTACTACTCAAAAGAATTTGAAAAAGGACTTGAACTGTATTCAAACGGCGTCTTAATTATGAATAAATGTGCAGATCTTCTTCCAGATTACTTTAGCTTTGTGAAAGGTATGGTAGATTCTGAAGATTTATCTCTTAATATTTCACGTGAAATTTTGCAGCAAGACCGCCAGCTTCAGCTGATTGCCAAAAACATCGGCAAGAAAATCAAAAATGAATTAAAAAGCTTGCTTAAAAACGAACGTGAAAAGTACGAGAAGTTTTATGAATCATTTGGCCGCCAGCTGAAGTACGGCGTTTACAGTGACTTTGGCAGCAACAAAGATGTATTAAAAGATTTGCTTTTATTCTATTCTTCTACAGAGAAAAAGCTCGTAACACTAGATGAGTATGTATCGCGCATGCCTGAGGATCAAAAGTATATCTATTATGCATCAGGCGAATCGTACGACCGAATTGAAAAACTTCCTCAAGCAGAATTGGTTGCAGATAAAGGGTACGAAATTCTGTATTTTACAGAAGATATCGATGAATTTGCGATTAAAATGTTAATGACGTACGAAGAAAAAGAATTTAAATCTGTTTCAAGCAGTGACTTAGGGATTGAAGCAGAGGAAGAACAGCTCAATGAGTCTGAGGAAAGAGAAAATAAAGAGCTATTTGACTATATGAAAAAAGCTTTGGCGGGAAAAGTAGGAGATGTGCGCGCGTCTAAACGTTTAAAAACACATCCCGTTTGCTTATCAGCTGATGGTGAAGTAACGATTGAAATGGAGAAAATTTTAAGTGCTATGCCTGATAATCAGCATGTAAAAGCAGAAAAAGTGTTAGAAATTAACGTAAATCATGATGTATTCGCTTCTTTAAAAGATGCATTTGAAAATGATAAAGGGAAATTAGACCTTTATACAAATCTATTATATAACCAAGCTCTTCTAATTGAAGGCTTATCTATTAGTGATCCCGTTGAATTCACAAATGATATTTGTAAAATCATGATATAA
- a CDS encoding DUF6143 family protein, producing the protein MIVEILKKHRNIKLQNNPFIYQQPTRTLVSDEDGKFIFSNNGSYVIFLVSPGNKEIKAEIAYRCFEKNVRRTVN; encoded by the coding sequence GTGATAGTAGAAATATTAAAAAAGCATCGGAATATAAAATTACAAAACAATCCGTTTATATACCAGCAGCCGACGAGGACATTAGTAAGTGATGAAGACGGTAAATTTATCTTTTCAAACAACGGTTCCTACGTTATTTTTCTAGTCTCTCCGGGAAATAAAGAAATTAAAGCTGAAATTGCATATAGATGTTTTGAAAAAAACGTAAGAAGGACTGTTAACTGA
- a CDS encoding DUF817 domain-containing protein produces MKQLIYFGLEQAKSCVFPVIIFLTLAMTKIIEVPFISRYDLILLVCLGTQVLMVMFKRETLDEVKVIAVFHLIGLALELYKVHMGSWSYPEKAFTKVWGVPLYSGFMYASVASYMCQVWRRLELKLTNWPSTWIVSILSMAIYLNFFTHHFIYDFRWFLKLFTLLIFYRTFVYFTVNKRTYRMPVALSFVLIGFFIWIAENIATFFGAWQYPGQQQQWTMVHISKISSWLLLVIVSFLIVALLKHLKENQSQFKQRKKSKETNEIYER; encoded by the coding sequence ATGAAGCAATTAATCTATTTTGGTTTAGAACAAGCAAAATCTTGTGTTTTTCCTGTTATTATTTTTCTTACATTGGCTATGACAAAAATAATTGAAGTACCGTTTATTTCTAGATATGACCTTATTTTATTAGTCTGTCTAGGAACTCAAGTTTTAATGGTGATGTTTAAACGAGAAACGCTTGATGAAGTAAAAGTCATCGCAGTATTTCATTTAATTGGACTAGCGTTAGAACTCTACAAAGTTCATATGGGCTCATGGAGCTATCCGGAAAAAGCTTTCACTAAAGTCTGGGGAGTTCCGCTATACAGCGGATTTATGTATGCTAGTGTAGCCAGCTACATGTGCCAAGTGTGGAGAAGGCTTGAATTAAAGCTTACGAATTGGCCTTCTACGTGGATTGTCAGTATACTAAGTATGGCTATTTACCTTAACTTTTTCACGCATCATTTTATTTACGACTTCCGCTGGTTTTTAAAACTTTTCACTTTACTTATTTTTTATCGAACTTTTGTATATTTTACGGTTAACAAACGTACATATCGCATGCCTGTAGCACTGTCTTTTGTACTAATTGGCTTTTTTATTTGGATCGCTGAAAATATCGCAACATTTTTCGGAGCATGGCAGTATCCAGGTCAACAGCAGCAGTGGACAATGGTTCATATAAGTAAAATTAGCTCTTGGCTTCTTCTTGTGATTGTTAGTTTCTTGATTGTTGCTTTACTAAAGCATTTAAAAGAAAATCAAAGCCAATTTAAACAAAGGAAGAAATCAAAAGAAACAAACGAAATATATGAAAGATAA
- a CDS encoding phosphoglycerate dehydrogenase, which translates to MSTLTLEKVQTIKTLNNIAQKGLNVFNQEGYQIDNDSENPDAIVVRSFNMHSMAFDQNLKAIARAGAGVNNIPVDACTEQGIVVFNTPGANANAVKEMVLTTIMASSRNLFAGVEWTKGLDGQGDQIPKLVEAGKKQFVGKEIKGKTLGVIGLGAIGALVANDALDLDMDVIGFDPFISVNTAWNLSRNVQRAMSLEELFAASDYITVHVPLTDDTKGVFNKETFSIMKPDVHILNFSRGELVNEEDMKAALESGKVGRYITDFPNQNVLNMKNVVPIPHLGASTQESEENCAVMAARQVKNFLETGNVKNSVNFPNASLPYTGKKRVAAFHHNVPNMVGQLTQVFSNYNLNIADMVNRSRGEYAYTMIDIDNQVSDEIVPELEEKIGQIEGIITSRII; encoded by the coding sequence ATGAGCACATTAACATTAGAAAAAGTACAAACAATCAAAACATTAAACAACATTGCACAAAAAGGTCTAAATGTTTTTAATCAAGAAGGTTATCAAATTGACAACGACAGCGAAAATCCAGATGCTATTGTCGTGCGTAGCTTTAACATGCACAGCATGGCATTTGACCAAAATTTAAAAGCTATTGCACGAGCTGGAGCAGGGGTTAATAATATACCGGTGGACGCTTGCACAGAGCAAGGTATCGTTGTATTTAATACGCCAGGAGCTAATGCAAACGCAGTAAAAGAAATGGTTTTAACTACAATTATGGCTTCTTCTCGTAACTTATTTGCTGGAGTTGAATGGACAAAAGGATTAGACGGCCAAGGTGATCAAATTCCTAAGTTAGTTGAAGCAGGTAAAAAACAGTTTGTTGGAAAAGAAATCAAAGGTAAAACATTAGGCGTTATTGGTTTAGGTGCAATTGGTGCTCTTGTAGCAAACGATGCCCTTGATTTAGATATGGACGTAATTGGTTTTGATCCATTCATTTCTGTTAATACAGCTTGGAATTTGTCTCGCAACGTACAGCGTGCAATGTCTCTAGAAGAACTATTTGCAGCATCTGACTATATTACTGTTCACGTTCCATTAACGGACGATACAAAAGGGGTTTTCAATAAAGAAACGTTTAGCATCATGAAACCAGATGTTCATATCTTGAACTTCTCACGCGGTGAGCTTGTAAACGAAGAAGATATGAAAGCTGCTCTTGAAAGTGGAAAAGTTGGTCGATACATTACAGATTTCCCAAATCAAAATGTCTTGAACATGAAAAATGTTGTGCCAATTCCTCATTTAGGAGCATCAACTCAAGAATCAGAAGAAAACTGTGCGGTAATGGCAGCACGTCAAGTGAAAAATTTCTTAGAAACAGGAAACGTTAAAAACTCAGTGAACTTCCCGAATGCATCTCTTCCTTACACTGGGAAAAAACGCGTAGCTGCTTTCCATCACAACGTGCCGAATATGGTAGGACAACTTACGCAAGTATTCTCAAACTACAATTTAAACATCGCAGATATGGTGAACAGAAGCCGCGGTGAATATGCGTATACAATGATCGATATTGACAATCAAGTAAGTGACGAGATTGTGCCTGAGCTAGAAGAAAAAATTGGTCAAATTGAAGGAATTATTACAAGTCGTATTATCTAA
- a CDS encoding HD domain-containing protein encodes MSLIKEARKYAEHAHSGQMRKLSDKPYIVHPINVGNILEKAGFSEDVIAAAYLHDAVEDTSVTLEEIVQRFGLEVAGIVEAHTEDKSKSWEERKQHTIQIVKTGSLEVKSLIVADKLDNLRSLKESYDQQGDTIWNSFKRGFEKQKWYYESISKYAVKGLEPSQIPSFFYTYKQEVNDFFRS; translated from the coding sequence ATGTCTTTAATAAAAGAAGCACGTAAATATGCAGAACATGCTCATAGCGGCCAAATGCGCAAGCTGTCCGATAAACCTTATATTGTTCATCCTATTAACGTAGGTAATATTTTAGAAAAAGCGGGTTTTAGTGAAGACGTAATAGCAGCGGCTTATCTGCATGATGCTGTAGAAGATACAAGTGTAACACTTGAAGAAATTGTACAAAGATTTGGTTTAGAGGTAGCGGGTATTGTTGAAGCTCATACAGAAGACAAATCAAAAAGCTGGGAAGAACGTAAACAGCATACAATTCAAATCGTTAAAACTGGTTCTCTTGAAGTGAAATCTTTAATTGTAGCAGATAAATTAGACAATTTACGGTCTTTAAAAGAAAGCTACGATCAGCAAGGAGATACGATTTGGAATAGCTTTAAAAGAGGATTCGAAAAGCAGAAATGGTACTACGAATCCATCAGTAAATACGCTGTAAAAGGATTGGAACCAAGCCAGATTCCAAGCTTTTTTTATACGTACAAACAAGAAGTAAATGATTTTTTTAGAAGTTAA